In one Methylocaldum szegediense genomic region, the following are encoded:
- the aceE gene encoding pyruvate dehydrogenase (acetyl-transferring), homodimeric type translates to MSAVSLSHPSQILKSENDIDPEETREWLEALQAVIETEGIERAHFLIESLVDQARRAGANLPYKANTAYINTIPPHMEPRLPGDAGLEHRIRSYIRWNAMAMVVRANRKSTEYGGHIATFASAATLYDVGFNHFFRAPNKDHGGDLIYFQGHAAPGIYARAYLEGRLTEEQLDNFRAEIGGNGLSSYPHPWLMPDFWQFPTVSMGLGPLMAIYQARFMKYLEDRGILKTAGRKVWCFCGDGEMDEPESMGAIGLAGREKLDNLIFVINCNLQRLDGPVRGDGKIIQELEAEFRGAGWNVIKVIWGSYWDPLLAKDKDGLLKKRMEEAVDGEYQAYKAKGGAYTREHFFGKYPELKEMVANLSDEDIWRLNRGGHDPHKVYAAYHAAVNHTGQPTVILAKTVKGYGMGSAGEGLMTTHQQKKMDEQAIRAFRDRFKIPIPDDKLAEVPYYKPPEDSPELRYMHERRKALGGYLPQRRRDAPLLQVPDLDVFESLLKSTEGREMSTTMAFVRLLTLLLRDKKLGKYIVPIVPDEARTFGMEGLFRQYGIYSSVGQLYVPADAGGVMYYKEDKSGQILEEGICEAGSMCSWLAAGTAHTNHNIQMIPFYIYYSMFGYQRVGDFMWAAGDMQARGFLIGGTAGRTTLAGEGLQHQDGHSHVNMSAIPNCVAYDPCFSYELAVIIQDGLRRMYQEGESVFYYITVMNENYPHPEMPAGVREGIVKGMYRLKDAGKSAQAQLLASGTILREALAAAELLEQDFGVKANVWSVTSFTELRRDGLDKQRWNLLHPDQPRRISYVEECLAGTKGPIIGASDYIKLLADQIRPFVPRAYEVLGTDGFGRSDRRSELRRFFEVDRHYIAYTTLKALADEGSVAISTVKEAMAKYGIDPEKPNPVKV, encoded by the coding sequence GACGGAAGGTATCGAACGGGCGCATTTCCTGATCGAAAGCCTGGTCGACCAGGCGCGCCGGGCGGGAGCGAATCTGCCTTATAAGGCGAATACGGCGTACATCAATACCATCCCGCCTCACATGGAGCCTCGCTTGCCGGGCGATGCCGGTTTAGAGCACCGCATACGCTCTTACATCCGTTGGAATGCGATGGCCATGGTGGTGCGTGCCAACCGCAAGTCCACCGAATACGGCGGGCACATCGCGACCTTCGCTTCGGCGGCGACGCTTTACGACGTGGGTTTCAATCACTTTTTTCGCGCCCCTAACAAGGACCATGGGGGAGACCTCATCTACTTCCAGGGACACGCCGCACCCGGTATTTACGCGCGTGCTTATCTCGAGGGGAGATTGACCGAAGAACAACTCGACAATTTCCGCGCCGAGATCGGCGGCAACGGTCTTTCGTCTTATCCGCACCCTTGGTTGATGCCGGACTTCTGGCAGTTCCCGACGGTGTCCATGGGCCTCGGGCCGCTCATGGCGATTTACCAGGCGCGCTTCATGAAATATCTGGAGGACCGGGGGATTTTGAAGACTGCGGGCCGTAAAGTCTGGTGTTTCTGCGGTGACGGAGAGATGGACGAACCGGAATCCATGGGCGCCATCGGATTGGCCGGTCGAGAAAAACTCGACAATCTCATCTTCGTCATTAACTGCAATCTGCAGCGCCTAGATGGGCCGGTACGGGGCGACGGCAAGATCATTCAGGAACTCGAGGCCGAATTCCGCGGCGCCGGATGGAACGTCATCAAAGTTATTTGGGGCTCCTATTGGGACCCGTTGCTGGCCAAAGACAAAGACGGGCTCTTGAAAAAACGCATGGAGGAAGCCGTGGATGGCGAGTATCAGGCGTACAAAGCGAAAGGCGGTGCCTATACTCGCGAGCATTTCTTCGGCAAGTATCCGGAGCTGAAGGAAATGGTGGCCAATTTGTCCGACGAGGACATCTGGCGCCTGAATCGCGGTGGACACGATCCGCACAAGGTTTATGCCGCTTATCACGCGGCGGTGAACCATACCGGCCAGCCAACGGTGATCCTCGCCAAGACGGTCAAGGGTTACGGCATGGGTAGCGCCGGCGAGGGGCTCATGACCACGCACCAGCAGAAAAAGATGGACGAGCAGGCGATCCGGGCATTCCGCGACCGTTTCAAGATTCCGATTCCCGATGACAAGCTGGCAGAGGTGCCGTACTACAAACCGCCGGAAGACAGTCCGGAATTGCGCTACATGCACGAGCGTCGAAAAGCTCTCGGCGGTTACCTGCCACAGCGCCGCCGCGACGCGCCGCTTTTGCAGGTACCGGACTTGGATGTTTTCGAATCTCTGCTGAAAAGCACGGAAGGTCGGGAAATGTCCACGACTATGGCGTTCGTGCGTTTGCTGACCCTGTTGCTGCGCGACAAGAAGCTGGGCAAGTACATCGTTCCCATCGTTCCGGACGAAGCCAGGACTTTCGGTATGGAGGGACTGTTCCGCCAGTACGGCATTTATTCATCCGTGGGACAGCTGTACGTCCCTGCGGACGCCGGTGGGGTGATGTATTACAAGGAGGATAAGTCGGGCCAGATCTTGGAGGAGGGCATTTGCGAGGCGGGTTCCATGTGCTCCTGGCTTGCGGCCGGAACGGCTCACACCAATCACAACATCCAGATGATCCCTTTCTACATCTACTACTCGATGTTCGGGTACCAGCGGGTGGGGGACTTCATGTGGGCCGCAGGCGACATGCAGGCACGCGGTTTCCTGATCGGCGGAACGGCAGGGCGTACGACTTTGGCGGGCGAAGGCTTGCAACACCAGGACGGACACAGCCATGTGAATATGTCGGCGATTCCCAACTGCGTGGCTTACGATCCGTGCTTCTCCTACGAGCTGGCCGTGATCATTCAGGACGGACTCCGGCGGATGTACCAGGAGGGCGAGAGCGTCTTCTATTACATCACGGTCATGAACGAGAATTATCCTCACCCGGAGATGCCGGCGGGTGTCCGAGAGGGGATCGTCAAGGGCATGTACAGATTGAAGGACGCTGGCAAATCGGCGCAAGCGCAACTACTGGCCAGCGGTACGATACTCCGCGAAGCCCTCGCCGCAGCGGAGTTGCTGGAACAAGACTTCGGCGTGAAAGCCAACGTCTGGAGTGTCACCAGCTTCACCGAGCTGCGCCGCGATGGATTGGACAAGCAGCGTTGGAATCTTTTGCACCCGGACCAGCCTCGTCGCATCAGTTACGTGGAGGAATGCCTGGCTGGAACCAAGGGGCCGATCATCGGCGCATCCGACTATATCAAACTTCTCGCCGATCAAATCCGGCCGTTCGTGCCGAGAGCCTATGAAGTGCTCGGTACCGACGGTTTCGGGCGCAGTGATCGGCGTTCCGAATTGCGGAGGTTTTTCGAGGTGGACCGGCATTACATCGCATATACCACACTGAAGGCTTTGGCCGATGAAGGAAGCGTGGCGATTTCAACCGTCAAGGAAGCCATGGCTAAGTACGGCATCGACCCGGAAAAGCCCAATCCAGTGAAGGTGTAA
- the aceF gene encoding dihydrolipoyllysine-residue acetyltransferase yields MAVLKEVVVPDIGDFKNVEIIEVLVKPGDVVNVEDSLITLESDKAAMEVPSPFAGVVKTMKVNVGDRVSQGSPILQLEVQDQAEAKPAEEPAPVVEAKPEKVVAEEVEAKPVAEPTKPVPAEPQSKPTPSPVIAERALKAAEEDLAHPPHASPSVRKFARELGADLRKIKGTGPKGRILKEDVQAFVKESLKRAEQALAGGVLAMPPQPEIDFAQFGVIDRLPLSRIKRLSGPNLHRSWVSIPHVTQHDEADITDLEAFRQSLKSEAEKQNVKLTFLPFVMKAVVAALKAFPTFNSSLAGNGEELILKKYYHLGVAVDTPEGLVVPVVRDVDQKGIFDLARELAELSAKARGKKLRSNDLEGASFTISSLGGIGGTAFTPIINPPQVAILGLSRAQTKPVYQDGQFVPRLMLPLSLSYDHRVIDGAEAARFTVYLAGLLAELRRVLL; encoded by the coding sequence ATGGCAGTGTTGAAAGAAGTCGTCGTTCCCGACATTGGAGATTTCAAGAACGTCGAGATCATCGAGGTGCTGGTCAAACCCGGTGATGTGGTCAATGTCGAAGATTCCCTGATAACTCTAGAGAGCGACAAGGCGGCGATGGAAGTGCCGTCGCCTTTCGCGGGTGTGGTGAAGACCATGAAGGTCAATGTCGGTGATCGGGTGAGTCAGGGATCGCCGATATTGCAGTTGGAGGTCCAAGATCAAGCCGAGGCGAAGCCGGCCGAGGAGCCCGCGCCGGTCGTGGAGGCGAAACCCGAAAAGGTGGTAGCCGAAGAAGTGGAGGCTAAGCCTGTCGCCGAGCCGACGAAACCGGTTCCAGCGGAGCCCCAGTCAAAGCCCACGCCCTCGCCGGTTATTGCCGAACGAGCTCTGAAAGCCGCCGAAGAAGATCTTGCGCATCCGCCTCACGCGAGCCCATCGGTTCGGAAGTTCGCTCGCGAGTTGGGCGCTGATCTTAGAAAAATTAAAGGCACGGGGCCCAAAGGTCGCATCTTGAAAGAGGATGTTCAAGCGTTCGTAAAGGAGAGCTTGAAGCGGGCGGAGCAAGCATTGGCCGGTGGCGTTTTGGCGATGCCGCCCCAGCCGGAGATCGATTTCGCGCAGTTCGGGGTAATCGACCGCCTGCCATTGTCACGCATCAAGAGACTTTCCGGTCCGAACCTGCATCGCAGTTGGGTCAGCATTCCCCACGTCACGCAGCACGACGAAGCCGATATCACGGATCTCGAAGCGTTTCGTCAGTCGCTGAAGAGCGAGGCGGAAAAGCAGAACGTCAAACTGACCTTTCTGCCGTTCGTCATGAAGGCTGTGGTGGCAGCGCTCAAAGCCTTTCCGACGTTCAATTCTTCCCTCGCAGGTAATGGCGAAGAACTGATTCTCAAGAAGTATTATCACCTGGGCGTAGCCGTGGATACTCCGGAAGGCTTGGTCGTGCCTGTCGTGCGGGATGTCGATCAAAAAGGCATTTTCGACCTGGCTAGAGAGTTGGCCGAGCTCAGCGCTAAAGCTCGCGGCAAGAAGCTGCGCAGCAATGACCTCGAGGGTGCATCGTTCACCATTTCGAGCCTCGGCGGAATCGGAGGTACGGCCTTTACGCCTATCATCAACCCGCCTCAGGTTGCGATCCTCGGCTTGTCCCGAGCGCAAACCAAGCCGGTTTACCAGGACGGGCAGTTCGTCCCGCGCTTGATGTTGCCCTTGTCCTTGTCCTACGACCACCGTGTGATCGACGGCGCCGAAGCCGCACGCTTCACGGTTTATTTGGCCGGGCTGTTGGCGGAGTTGCGGCGGGTTCTCTTATAG